The Natronocella acetinitrilica genome has a segment encoding these proteins:
- a CDS encoding 3-hydroxyacyl-CoA dehydrogenase/enoyl-CoA hydratase family protein has protein sequence MTNRLPIRRVAVLGAGVMGAQIAAHLVNAQVDTVLFELPADGDDRNANARKAIDRLLKLEPKPLAVPAYAQLIRPANYRDDLAQLADCDLIIEAIAERLDLKKDLYARIAPHVAAHTILASNTSGLGINELAAVLPEDMRSRFCGVHFFNPPRYMHLAELIPGQQTEQAYLQGLETFLVSSLGKGVIYARDTPNFVGNRIGVFAMLAAMHHAQRLGLAPDVVDALTGPAIGRPKSATFRTADVVGLDTLAHVVEGSAPRLTDDPWHEYLVLAPWVRGLIDAGALGQKSGAGVYRKQGKQIEVLDPETGDYRPAHPEAAGEVQQILALRDPAEKFAALRQSEHPQARFLWAIHRDAFHYAAYLLEQIADCARDVDLALRWGFGWKQGPFEIWQSAGWRRVADWIREDIEAGEAMSGAALPDWVGSIEAVHSPKGSWAPADGVYRSRSELPVYSRQWFPDAVLGEDAGASGNTVFETEGVRLWHVVDDIGILSFRSKQHAVGREVLEGVLAAMDEAEKRFDGVVLWQPREPFSVGANLKQVVDALGEQDFDALETMVHLFQQATGRMRDSQIPVVAAVRGMALGGGCEFQMHCDRTVAALESYIGLVEAGVGLIPAGGGCKELALRAAAATPDGDVFPAIRKSFEAIAMAKVARSAREAQELGLLRATDRIVMNTHEVLHAATMEARALAATGYRPPLKLPVKVAGRPGIANLTMMLVNMREGGFISEHDFKVARYAADALCGGDVEGGSQVSEAWLLRREWERFVELLRDKPTQERIAHMMKTGKPLRN, from the coding sequence ATGACCAATCGACTACCCATCCGGCGGGTCGCCGTGCTCGGCGCCGGTGTCATGGGCGCCCAGATCGCCGCACACCTGGTCAACGCCCAGGTGGATACGGTGCTCTTCGAGCTGCCCGCCGACGGTGATGATCGCAACGCCAATGCGCGCAAGGCCATCGACCGGCTGCTCAAGCTCGAGCCGAAACCGTTGGCAGTGCCCGCCTACGCCCAGCTCATTCGGCCGGCCAATTACCGGGACGACCTGGCGCAACTGGCCGATTGTGATCTGATCATCGAAGCCATTGCCGAGCGTCTGGACCTGAAAAAGGATCTCTACGCGCGAATCGCCCCCCACGTGGCCGCACATACCATCCTTGCCAGCAACACCTCCGGGCTCGGTATCAATGAACTGGCGGCGGTACTGCCGGAAGACATGCGCAGCCGTTTCTGCGGCGTGCACTTCTTCAATCCGCCCCGCTACATGCACCTGGCAGAACTGATTCCGGGGCAACAGACAGAGCAGGCCTACCTGCAGGGCTTGGAAACATTTCTGGTGAGTTCCCTGGGCAAGGGTGTCATCTATGCCCGGGATACCCCGAATTTCGTCGGCAATCGCATCGGTGTATTTGCCATGCTGGCAGCCATGCACCATGCCCAGCGGCTGGGTCTGGCACCGGACGTGGTTGACGCCTTGACCGGGCCTGCCATCGGTCGTCCCAAGAGTGCGACGTTCCGTACCGCAGACGTGGTCGGGCTGGATACGCTGGCCCACGTGGTGGAGGGGTCCGCGCCCCGGCTGACGGACGATCCGTGGCACGAGTATCTGGTTCTGGCCCCCTGGGTTAGAGGTCTGATCGACGCTGGCGCTCTCGGGCAGAAGAGCGGGGCAGGCGTGTATCGCAAGCAGGGCAAGCAGATCGAGGTGCTCGACCCGGAAACTGGTGACTATCGTCCGGCCCACCCGGAAGCCGCCGGGGAAGTGCAACAGATACTGGCGCTGCGCGACCCGGCGGAGAAGTTCGCCGCCCTGCGGCAATCGGAACATCCCCAGGCCCGGTTTCTCTGGGCCATACATCGGGATGCCTTCCACTACGCGGCCTATCTTCTGGAGCAGATAGCCGACTGTGCACGGGACGTGGACCTGGCACTGCGCTGGGGCTTCGGCTGGAAGCAGGGTCCCTTCGAAATCTGGCAATCCGCCGGCTGGCGTCGGGTGGCTGACTGGATCCGGGAGGACATCGAAGCCGGAGAGGCCATGAGCGGTGCGGCCTTGCCGGACTGGGTCGGTTCCATCGAAGCCGTACACAGCCCGAAGGGCTCCTGGGCGCCGGCCGACGGTGTCTACCGAAGCCGCTCCGAGCTTCCGGTATACAGCCGCCAGTGGTTCCCGGATGCCGTGCTCGGTGAGGACGCCGGGGCGTCCGGCAATACGGTTTTCGAGACCGAGGGTGTTCGCCTCTGGCATGTGGTGGACGACATCGGGATTCTCAGTTTCCGCAGCAAGCAGCATGCGGTGGGACGAGAAGTGCTGGAAGGCGTGCTGGCGGCGATGGACGAAGCCGAGAAACGCTTCGATGGCGTGGTCCTCTGGCAGCCCCGCGAACCCTTCAGCGTGGGTGCCAACCTCAAGCAGGTGGTGGACGCGCTGGGAGAGCAGGATTTCGACGCGCTGGAAACGATGGTTCACCTGTTCCAGCAGGCCACCGGCCGTATGCGGGATTCGCAGATTCCGGTGGTGGCGGCGGTGCGGGGCATGGCGCTTGGCGGTGGCTGCGAATTCCAGATGCATTGTGATCGAACAGTCGCAGCGCTGGAGAGCTATATCGGTCTCGTGGAGGCCGGGGTGGGGCTGATTCCGGCAGGTGGCGGTTGCAAGGAGCTGGCACTGCGCGCCGCTGCCGCAACCCCGGACGGCGATGTCTTTCCGGCGATTCGCAAGTCCTTCGAAGCCATAGCCATGGCCAAGGTTGCGCGCAGCGCCCGGGAAGCCCAGGAACTGGGCCTGCTGCGTGCTACAGACCGTATCGTGATGAATACCCATGAAGTGCTGCATGCTGCGACCATGGAAGCCCGGGCCCTGGCTGCAACTGGTTACCGTCCGCCGCTTAAACTGCCGGTGAAGGTTGCCGGCCGCCCCGGCATCGCCAACCTCACCATGATGCTGGTGAACATGCGTGAAGGCGGTTTCATATCCGAACACGACTTCAAGGTCGCCCGATATGCTGCCGACGCCCTCTGCGGAGGCGACGTCGAGGGTGGGTCGCAGGTCTCTGAAGCCTGGCTGCTCCGGCGGGAATGGGAGCGTTTCGTGGAATTGTTGCGGGACAAGCCTACCCAGGAACGGATCGCGCACATGATGAAAACCGGCAAGCCGCTGCGCAATTGA
- a CDS encoding chalcone isomerase family protein, whose protein sequence is MWKWIAGLALVLSVGVAHADTSIRGVNLADTVEVDGQTLHLNGAELRSRFMVRVYVGALYLPERTGDAATALDMDGAKRVHLHMLRAVDRGTMVEALEDGLAANHDRAELRGMRQQSQGFRELFPDLANGDRVDIDFIPGQGTRVAVNDAERGIVEGDAFARAVLTIWLGDSPADARVKRGMLGDY, encoded by the coding sequence ATGTGGAAATGGATTGCAGGGCTGGCGTTGGTACTTTCGGTTGGCGTGGCTCACGCCGACACAAGCATCCGCGGTGTCAACCTCGCCGATACCGTGGAGGTGGACGGGCAGACATTGCACCTGAACGGCGCTGAGCTGCGCTCCCGCTTCATGGTGCGGGTATACGTCGGAGCGCTGTACCTGCCTGAACGGACCGGCGATGCCGCGACGGCTCTGGACATGGATGGCGCCAAGCGCGTCCACCTGCACATGCTCCGTGCCGTGGATCGCGGGACCATGGTCGAGGCACTGGAAGACGGTCTCGCCGCCAATCATGACCGAGCCGAGTTGCGGGGTATGCGTCAGCAGAGTCAGGGCTTCCGTGAGCTGTTCCCGGATCTGGCCAATGGCGACCGGGTGGATATCGATTTCATCCCGGGGCAGGGAACGCGGGTCGCCGTGAACGACGCCGAGCGTGGCATCGTGGAAGGTGATGCCTTCGCGCGTGCCGTGCTCACAATCTGGCTCGGTGACAGCCCGGCGGATGCCCGCGTCAAGCGCGGTATGCTGGGCGACTATTGA
- a CDS encoding acetyl-CoA C-acyltransferase → MSGQIQEAYIVSALRTPVGKAPRGAFRHVRPDDLLAHVIRGVVDAVPALEPGDIEDAIVGCAMPEAEQGLNVARIGALLAGLPDSVGGVTVNRFCASGLQAVAMAADRIRVGEADVMLAGGTESMSAIPMMGHRPSMNPAVLADPDKIGIAYGMGLTAERVAQRWKVSREDQDAFAAESHARALRAIDAGAFRGEIAPYTVREQYPAADGVSLAVQERLVNQDEGPRPGTTPETLARLRPVFAARGSVTAGNSSQMSDGAGAVLLMSERKVRELGIEPLARFVSFAVAGVPPEVMGIGPVKAIPRALKLAGLSQGDLEWIELNEAFAAQSLAVIRELELDPTVLNTLGGAIALGHPLGATGAIRAATLVHGLRRERKRYGMITMCIGTGMGAAGIIEAL, encoded by the coding sequence ATGAGTGGACAGATCCAGGAAGCCTACATCGTTTCCGCGCTGAGGACGCCGGTTGGCAAGGCGCCGCGCGGGGCTTTCCGCCATGTGCGGCCGGATGACCTGCTTGCCCACGTGATACGTGGCGTTGTGGATGCGGTACCCGCACTTGAGCCGGGGGATATCGAGGACGCCATCGTGGGTTGCGCCATGCCGGAGGCCGAGCAGGGCCTCAACGTGGCCCGCATTGGTGCCCTGCTGGCCGGATTGCCGGATTCCGTGGGCGGCGTGACGGTCAACCGATTTTGCGCCTCCGGCCTGCAGGCAGTGGCCATGGCGGCGGACCGAATCCGCGTTGGCGAGGCGGATGTCATGCTCGCCGGGGGAACGGAGAGCATGTCCGCCATCCCCATGATGGGTCATCGGCCCTCCATGAATCCCGCGGTATTGGCTGATCCGGACAAGATCGGCATTGCCTACGGCATGGGACTCACGGCGGAGCGTGTTGCGCAGCGCTGGAAAGTCAGCCGTGAGGATCAGGACGCCTTCGCCGCCGAATCCCATGCCCGGGCGCTACGTGCCATCGATGCAGGGGCCTTCCGCGGCGAGATCGCCCCCTATACGGTGCGCGAGCAATATCCGGCGGCAGACGGTGTGAGCCTGGCGGTGCAGGAGAGGCTGGTCAATCAGGATGAAGGGCCGCGCCCGGGCACAACTCCGGAGACCCTGGCCAGGCTTCGCCCGGTATTTGCAGCCCGGGGTTCGGTGACCGCCGGCAACAGCTCGCAGATGAGTGATGGTGCTGGCGCCGTGCTGCTGATGAGTGAGCGCAAGGTCAGGGAGCTGGGCATTGAACCGTTGGCCCGCTTCGTGAGTTTTGCAGTGGCAGGTGTGCCGCCGGAGGTCATGGGCATTGGGCCGGTGAAAGCCATTCCCCGAGCCCTGAAGCTGGCGGGGCTCAGTCAGGGCGATCTGGAATGGATCGAGCTGAACGAGGCGTTTGCCGCCCAGAGCCTGGCCGTTATCCGTGAACTTGAACTGGATCCGACGGTGTTGAATACCCTGGGTGGTGCCATTGCGCTGGGGCACCCCCTGGGTGCCACGGGCGCGATTCGCGCCGCCACGCTGGTTCACGGCCTGCGCCGGGAGCGCAAGCGTTACGGCATGATTACCATGTGCATCGGCACCGGCATGGGCGCCGCCGGCATTATCGAGGCGCTCTGA